A single region of the Anaerostipes rhamnosivorans genome encodes:
- a CDS encoding polysaccharide pyruvyl transferase family protein, which translates to MNLKIVKTSLRKLVSYFRKKAAWNDLKQIPKLNREKTLYLFGSPLHGNMGDQAISIAQIDFLNYYFPELYVKEIPREYWLYFRTKILQFIKPTDFICITGGGFLGDLWMDEEEFVLDILNSFPENKIVIFPQSIFFKDQKEKARFENIANHHKHLKICLREKKSYHMVYTGLDRKEDIHLFPDMVFWMKYEKNDIDTKKILLCFRNDKEKIIDTDIAEYIKNYYKSKNMNIKEISTVISGFVPLAKRNKSFLCTIHQFQSARCVITDRLHGMLFAIISGTPVLAFDNVSGKVRGCYKWVEQLPYVFCPDADDDFKDKLSLLLDCPPSTYSKNYLKNEFDSMAGLLSEFWNLKKKERD; encoded by the coding sequence ATGAATTTAAAAATTGTTAAGACGAGTTTGAGGAAGCTAGTCAGCTACTTTAGAAAGAAAGCTGCCTGGAATGACTTGAAACAAATTCCAAAATTAAATAGAGAAAAAACTCTTTATTTGTTTGGTTCACCGCTTCATGGAAATATGGGAGACCAGGCCATCTCAATCGCACAAATAGATTTTCTCAATTATTATTTTCCTGAGTTATATGTAAAAGAAATTCCACGTGAGTACTGGCTGTATTTTAGGACTAAGATTCTTCAATTTATAAAGCCAACGGATTTCATTTGCATAACAGGTGGTGGTTTTCTAGGAGATTTATGGATGGATGAAGAGGAGTTTGTTCTGGATATTCTAAATTCTTTTCCTGAAAACAAAATTGTAATATTTCCACAAAGTATCTTTTTCAAGGATCAAAAAGAGAAAGCTAGGTTTGAAAATATTGCTAATCATCATAAACATTTAAAAATTTGTTTGCGTGAAAAAAAATCTTATCATATGGTTTATACTGGATTGGATAGGAAAGAAGATATACACTTGTTTCCTGACATGGTATTTTGGATGAAGTATGAAAAAAACGATATAGATACTAAAAAAATACTGTTATGTTTTAGAAATGATAAAGAAAAGATTATAGATACTGATATTGCTGAGTACATTAAAAATTATTATAAATCTAAAAATATGAATATAAAAGAAATATCAACTGTTATAAGCGGATTTGTACCTTTAGCGAAGAGAAACAAATCATTTCTTTGTACTATTCACCAATTTCAATCAGCACGATGTGTGATAACGGACCGCCTGCATGGAATGTTATTTGCAATTATTTCTGGCACTCCAGTACTAGCATTTGACAATGTAAGTGGGAAGGTCAGAGGATGTTATAAATGGGTAGAACAATTGCCCTATGTGTTCTGTCCAGATGCGGATGACGATTTTAAAGACAAGTTAAGTCTGTTATTAGATTGTCCACCTAGTACTTATAGTAAGAATTATTTGAAAAACGAATTTGATTCGATGGCCGGTTTGCTGTCTGAATTTTGGAATCTTAAGAAGAAAGAGAGGGATTAA
- a CDS encoding glycosyltransferase family 2 protein, protein MEISVIIPVFNVELYLERAVNSILAQSIGDCIEIILVDDGSTDYSGQLCDQLAQNNKNISVIHQKNSGVSAARNAGIHAAKGTYIAFLDGDDYVINNMYEILLRNIKKENAEISCVGYSIHRRSGMKVERYNTKRRFVWNRQEAIFEMLSEKRFDFLCIDKLYKREQVIDHLFDTKIAIGEDRQFVFENINVCNKVVYEDICCYVYDRRDGSAMVSQFTEKNIVNYNVAKKMCDQVKTNYPNLRRVAECHLIRTAYKTLEKLEMVHEIPEEYADIRENLYSTIHSFKIRYSFGILSLRHIFALTLMKYCPILYIKICKIADV, encoded by the coding sequence ATGGAAATTTCAGTGATTATTCCAGTTTTTAATGTGGAATTATATTTAGAGAGAGCAGTAAATTCAATATTAGCCCAATCAATAGGTGATTGTATTGAAATTATTCTTGTAGATGACGGCTCAACTGATTATTCAGGCCAGCTCTGTGATCAATTAGCCCAAAATAATAAAAATATCTCTGTTATACATCAGAAAAACTCCGGTGTATCCGCTGCGAGAAACGCTGGAATTCATGCAGCGAAAGGTACTTATATTGCATTTTTGGATGGAGATGACTATGTGATTAATAATATGTATGAAATTCTATTAAGAAATATTAAAAAGGAAAATGCAGAAATATCATGTGTTGGTTATTCAATTCACCGAAGAAGTGGAATGAAAGTAGAGCGCTATAATACAAAAAGAAGATTTGTCTGGAATAGACAAGAAGCCATCTTTGAAATGTTATCTGAAAAAAGATTTGATTTCCTTTGTATTGATAAACTATACAAAAGGGAACAGGTAATAGATCATTTATTCGATACAAAAATTGCTATTGGAGAAGATAGGCAGTTTGTATTTGAGAATATTAATGTATGTAATAAAGTGGTATACGAAGATATATGTTGTTATGTTTATGACAGACGTGATGGATCAGCAATGGTTTCTCAGTTTACTGAAAAAAATATAGTCAATTACAATGTTGCAAAAAAAATGTGTGATCAAGTTAAGACTAACTATCCAAATTTGAGACGTGTTGCAGAATGCCATTTGATCAGAACAGCATATAAAACTTTAGAAAAGCTTGAAATGGTTCATGAAATTCCAGAAGAATATGCTGATATTAGAGAAAATTTATATTCCACAATTCACTCCTTCAAAATTAGATATTCTTTTGGAATATTATCACTAAGGCACATATTCGCTTTGACGTTGATGAAATATTGCCCGATTCTTTATATAAAGATATGTAAAATAGCAGATGTTTGA